A region from the Alnus glutinosa chromosome 5, dhAlnGlut1.1, whole genome shotgun sequence genome encodes:
- the LOC133869247 gene encoding uncharacterized protein LOC133869247 yields the protein MTEENVREEAGTSHDPQAEIARLNEKVARLEKELQERDRTEQQETQEEVSQSGQRDPKRDAGLPEGVAGDGGEADRDAELANFAKKDEKGKEKWVEKLTKLEQQCDYLMGSAQAGVTGKALLTDSLFSASVSPFTEHIMSRQLPNKFKMPEIPVYTGLGDPIEHLASFRAHVALHATPDEVACRAFPLTLAGGAREWFRTLPPGSIANFESLARKFASQFMAGIVRKRPAQQLMTIKQGPRESLRSYLLRFNQERLAAESQNEQFIHCAIYQGIRKDGALMADLARRPAERLQDFYDRAEEFVNQEETLRAFRETDEAAKSGSGDRGRSKQEAVPVRKEFTQRKPVKRVENYSWTPVNAPVREILMEIRKDPNYKDPSPIKGRPHPRNRHKYCHYHDSFGHWTNTCVALKEMIEKYIADGKLTRFLGKREDTTARFQPNRPAEGQGSGGRDAHPARPPYRYERRPVRLPDRDSQPERARQRERSRSRSRHGGPGDFPEIQTIAGGFGGGGETYSARKSYAREMREVSIYSIARPLKAAKCEKLTITFSDKDYEGVYLPHSDALVVTMVIANHRIHRVLVDNGSSADILYKSAFDLMKISREKVSTFRFPLVGFAGEQVMPLGSIELQVTVGSSPTQKTIPVKFLIVDQPSAYNAIFGRTAQAELKAVTSIPHLCMKFPTDDGVGVIRGEQKVARKCYNISLGNPSGNARPSAGASPSRDARPDPGASSSGK from the coding sequence ATGACTGAAGAGAATGTGCGGGAGGAGGCGGGAACCTCACATGATCCCCAGGCAGAGATAGCCCGCTTAAATGAAAAGGTAGCACGGCTCGAGAAGGAGTTGCAGGAACGAGATCGTACGGAACAGCAGGAAACTCAGGAAGAAGTGTCGCAGAGTGGCCAGAGGGACCCTAAGCGTGATGCCGGGCTTCCGGAAGGAGTAGCGGGAGATGGAGGTGAAGCTGACAGAGACGCCGAACTTGCTAACTTTGCTAAGAAGGATGAAAAGGGGAAAGAGAAGTGGGTGGAAAAGTTAACAAAGTTAGAACAACAGTGCGATTATTTGATGGGCTCTGCTCAGGCGGGAGTGACGGGAAAAGCTTTGTTGACTGATAGCTTGTTTTCCGCCTCTGTGTCCCCTTTTACCGAACATATCATGTCACGCCAACTCCCAAACAAGTTCAAGATGCCTGAGATACCGGTGTATACGGGGTTGGGAGACCCTATCGAGCACTTGGCAAGTTTCCGTGCGCATGTGGCGCTTCATGCCACGCCGGACGAGGTCGCGTGTAGAGCGTTCCCCCTGACCTTGGCAGGAGGGGCCAGGGAGTGGTTCAGGACCTTGCCACCCGGCTCGATCGCAAACTTTGAAAGTCTTGCTAGAAAGTTTGCGTCCCAGTTTATGGCTGGTATTGTCCGCAAGAGGCCTGCTCAACAATTGATGACCATCAAGCAAGGTCCTCGGGAGTCGTTAAGAAGCTACCTGCTTCGCTTTAATCAGGAGAGGTTGGCGGCTGAAAGCCAAAATGAGCAATTCATTCATTGTGCCATCTACCAAGGCATAAGGAAGGATGGTGCTCTTATGGCGGACTTGGCGAGAAGGCCGGCTGAGAGATTGCAGGATTTCTATGATCGTGCGGAGGAATTTGTGAACCAGGAAGAAACCCTTCGGGCATTTCGAGAAACAGATGAAGCTGCGAAAAGTGGTTCCGGGGATAGAGGAAGGTCGAAGCAGGAAGCTGTCCCGGTAAGGAAGGAGTTCACCCAGCGCAAGCCTGTTAAGAGAGTCGAAAATTATAGCTGGACGCCTGTTAACGCCCCGGTTAGAGAAATCCTTATGGAAATCAGAAAAGACCCGAATTACAAGGATCCGTCCCCGATAAAAGGTCGGCCGCATCCCCGTAATCGCCACAAATATTGTCATTATCATGACTCCTTCGGCCACTGGACCAATACATGTGTTGCCTTGAAAGAGATGATCGAGAAGTATATAGCTGATGGCAAATTGACGCGCTTTTTGGGAAAGCGTGAGGACACGACGGCGAGATTCCAGCCGAATAGACCAGCTGAGGGTCAAGGTTCGGGCGGCCGGGATGCACATCCGGCGCGCCCCCCGTACCGCTACGAGAGGAGGCCGGTTCGACTGCCCGACAGAGACTCTCAGCCTGAGAGGGCGCGTCAGCGGGAGCGGAGTAGAAGCCGCAGTCGGCACGGGGGGCCGGGCGATTTTCCCGAGATTCAGACTATAGCTGGAGGCTTTGGAGGAGGGGGCGAGACTTACTCAGCCCGAAAATCATATGCCCGAGAGATGAGGGAGGTGTCCATTTATTCGATTGCAAGACCGTTGAAAGCAGCTAAGTGTGAGAAGCTGACCATTACTTTCTCGGACAAGGATTATGAAGGGGTATACTTGCCCCACTCCGATGCTCTGGTGGTGACAATGGTGATAGCAAATCATAGGATACACCGGGTCTTGGTGGACAATGGCAGCTCTGCCGATATCCTATACAAATCAGCTTTCGATTTGATGAAGATTAGCAGGGAGAAAGTTTCCACTTTCCGCTTCCCTTTGGTAGGGTTTGCCGGGGAGCAGGTAATGCCCTTAGGATCAATTGAATTGCAAGTTACTGTGGGAAGTTCCCCCACCCAGAAGACAATACCGGTTAAGTTCCTCATAGTTGACCAACCGTCGGCTTACAACGCGATCTTCGGAAGGACGGCTCAGGCCGAACTGAAGGCGGTAACTTCGATACCTCATCTTTGTATGAAGTTCCCGACGGATGATGGAGTAGGAGTGATCCGGGGAGAGCAGAAGGTGGCCCGCAAATGTTATAACATCTCTTTAGGAAACCCTTCCGGAAACGCACGCCCCAGTGCGGGGGCAAGCCCCTCCAGAGATGCACGCCCCGACCCGGGGGCAAGCTCTTCAGGCAAATAG